A genomic stretch from Marinimicrobium sp. C6131 includes:
- a CDS encoding YbaB/EbfC family nucleoid-associated protein — translation MKGLGDLMKQAQEMQANMQKMQEELAQAEVTGQSGAGLVSVVMTGRHDVRRVSIDDSLMSEDKEVLEDLIAAAVNDAVRKVEANSKEKMASMTSGMGIPPDFKMPF, via the coding sequence ATGAAAGGTTTGGGCGATTTGATGAAGCAGGCCCAGGAGATGCAGGCCAACATGCAGAAGATGCAGGAGGAGTTGGCTCAAGCGGAGGTCACCGGGCAGTCTGGCGCGGGCCTGGTCTCGGTGGTCATGACCGGGCGCCACGATGTGCGCCGTGTGAGCATCGACGACAGTTTGATGAGTGAAGACAAGGAAGTACTGGAAGATCTGATTGCCGCCGCGGTTAACGACGCGGTACGCAAGGTGGAGGCCAACAGCAAGGAAAAAATGGCGAGCATGACCTCGGGTATGGGCATTCCGCCCGATTTCAAAATGCCGTTTTAA
- the recR gene encoding recombination mediator RecR: MASLFSPLIDELISSLRCLPGVGPKSAQRMVLHLLEHNREGAARLARSLEQAIDGVGRCQRCRTLTEQPVCGICDNPRRDGSVLCVVETPADVVAIEQAGGYQGKYFVLLGRLSPIDGIGPEDIGIDQLVNQLKTGEVNEVILATNPTMEGETTAFYISERAKDLGVTVSRIAHGVPLGGELEFVDGGTLAHAFSSRKTL, encoded by the coding sequence ATGGCATCGCTATTCAGTCCACTGATCGACGAGTTGATCTCCTCGCTGCGCTGCCTGCCGGGGGTTGGTCCCAAGTCGGCCCAGCGCATGGTGTTGCATCTGCTTGAGCACAATCGTGAAGGCGCGGCGCGCCTGGCGCGCAGTCTGGAGCAGGCCATTGACGGGGTCGGGCGCTGTCAGCGTTGTCGCACCCTGACCGAGCAGCCGGTCTGCGGCATTTGTGATAATCCCCGACGGGATGGCTCCGTGCTGTGCGTGGTGGAAACACCCGCAGATGTTGTCGCCATTGAACAGGCCGGAGGCTATCAGGGTAAATATTTTGTGCTGCTCGGTCGTCTCTCTCCCATTGACGGTATTGGTCCGGAGGACATTGGCATTGATCAGTTGGTCAATCAGCTGAAAACCGGAGAGGTCAATGAGGTGATTCTGGCAACCAATCCGACCATGGAAGGGGAAACCACCGCGTTCTATATCAGTGAGCGGGCCAAGGATCTCGGCGTCACAGTATCCCGAATTGCCCACGGCGTGCCGCTCGGGGGCGAACTGGAGTTCGTCGACGGTGGCACCCTGGCCCATGCATTTTCCAGTCGAAAAACCTTATGA
- the rnd gene encoding ribonuclease D, with product MTTIPTEPIWIDQNAELAELCERWREQGAIAVDTEFMRSETFYPIAGLLQIGDGRGCYLIDPLAIDNLEPLRVLFLDPRVTKVLHACSEDLEVFQRWLGVVPEPLFDTQIGAAFAGLGFSLGYANLVQQLLGIEVPKGETRSDWLQRPLSVPQKKYAALDVAHMLVIYGKLLQRLRDQDRLTWARADSADLVANAKASPDFNDYYRKVGSAWKLRPRELAVLRRLSAWREREARKRDRPRNRLIKENGLWELARRQPTDLAQLRTLKEVPAHTQKEEGEALMAEIRLALEEPESEWPERLDPPLGKAEAPLMKALKRYVRELAEAHELPPELLVRKREYEAVVRSGLKGGAFELPERLQGWRYELLGQGLLEAAEAHRADVTPQKEPS from the coding sequence ATGACCACCATACCGACAGAGCCGATCTGGATTGATCAGAACGCGGAGCTGGCCGAGCTGTGCGAGCGCTGGCGTGAGCAGGGCGCCATCGCGGTCGACACCGAGTTCATGCGTTCGGAAACGTTTTATCCGATTGCCGGCCTGCTGCAGATCGGGGATGGCCGCGGCTGCTACCTGATTGATCCGCTGGCGATTGATAACCTTGAACCGCTCAGGGTCCTGTTCCTGGATCCGAGGGTGACCAAAGTGCTGCACGCCTGCTCCGAGGATCTGGAAGTGTTTCAGCGCTGGCTGGGGGTGGTTCCGGAGCCGCTGTTCGATACCCAGATTGGTGCCGCCTTTGCCGGCCTGGGCTTTTCGTTGGGTTATGCCAATCTGGTCCAGCAACTGCTGGGTATCGAGGTGCCCAAGGGAGAGACCCGATCGGATTGGCTGCAGCGGCCCCTGTCGGTTCCTCAGAAAAAGTACGCGGCACTCGATGTGGCGCACATGCTGGTGATTTACGGCAAGTTACTGCAGCGGCTGAGAGATCAGGATCGCCTCACCTGGGCGCGTGCCGACAGCGCCGATCTGGTCGCGAACGCCAAAGCCAGCCCGGATTTTAACGATTACTACCGCAAGGTGGGATCGGCGTGGAAGTTGCGCCCGCGTGAACTCGCCGTGTTGCGCCGGCTCAGTGCCTGGCGCGAACGGGAGGCACGGAAGCGGGATCGACCGCGCAACCGGTTGATCAAGGAAAATGGTCTGTGGGAGTTGGCCCGCCGTCAGCCTACGGATCTGGCGCAACTGCGGACCCTGAAAGAAGTCCCGGCCCATACCCAGAAAGAGGAAGGGGAGGCGCTGATGGCTGAGATCCGCCTGGCGCTGGAGGAACCGGAATCCGAGTGGCCCGAACGCCTCGACCCGCCCCTGGGCAAGGCCGAGGCGCCTTTGATGAAGGCGCTCAAACGTTATGTCCGTGAACTGGCGGAAGCGCACGAATTACCGCCGGAACTGTTGGTGCGCAAGCGCGAGTATGAAGCGGTCGTCCGCTCCGGGCTCAAAGGCGGAGCTTTCGAGCTGCCCGAGCGGCTGCAGGGGTGGCGCTATGAGCTCTTGGGGCAAGGGTTGCTTGAGGCGGCCGAAGCACACCGGGCCGATGTCACACCGCAGAAGGAGCCCTCATGA
- a CDS encoding YcgL domain-containing protein, producing the protein MKQLVEIFRSPKEEGMYLYVKREEGLERVPEDLLRRFGKPQSAMVLALTPERKLARTTAERVLACLEEPGYYLQMPPSPHADTEVARVRLHNTKMGH; encoded by the coding sequence ATGAAACAGCTGGTTGAGATATTCCGCAGCCCGAAAGAAGAGGGCATGTACCTTTACGTCAAACGCGAGGAAGGGCTTGAACGGGTTCCGGAGGACCTGCTCCGGCGGTTCGGCAAACCCCAGTCGGCCATGGTGCTGGCGCTCACTCCGGAGCGGAAGCTGGCGCGCACCACCGCTGAGCGTGTGTTGGCCTGTCTCGAGGAGCCGGGCTATTACCTGCAGATGCCGCCAAGTCCCCATGCGGATACCGAAGTGGCCCGGGTGCGCCTCCACAACACGAAAATGGGGCATTGA
- a CDS encoding YcgN family cysteine cluster protein — protein MALQAFWERKTLEEMTAQEWESLCDGCGKCCLHKLEDEDTGEILYTDVACRYLDTATACCSDYPNRQRNVPDCTVLRPEDVADFHWLPSTCAYRLLAEGIPLPDWHPLISGDPASVRRAGVSAAGRFVSETEVPEEDWEERAVIWV, from the coding sequence TTGGCTCTGCAAGCCTTCTGGGAGCGCAAAACGCTGGAGGAGATGACGGCACAGGAGTGGGAATCTCTCTGTGACGGGTGCGGCAAGTGTTGTCTGCACAAGCTTGAGGATGAAGATACCGGAGAAATTCTGTACACGGACGTGGCCTGCCGGTATCTGGATACGGCCACGGCCTGCTGCAGCGACTACCCCAATCGCCAGCGCAATGTGCCTGATTGCACCGTGCTGCGCCCGGAGGATGTTGCCGACTTTCATTGGCTGCCCTCGACCTGTGCCTACCGTCTGCTGGCCGAAGGGATTCCCCTGCCGGACTGGCACCCGCTGATTTCCGGTGATCCCGCGTCGGTGCGGCGGGCGGGCGTGTCGGCGGCAGGTCGGTTTGTCTCTGAAACCGAAGTGCCGGAAGAGGACTGGGAGGAGCGTGCGGTGATCTGGGTATGA
- a CDS encoding YEATS-associated helix-containing protein, producing MANHIFILAAVMTIAGVFGGLINYYQLTQERDDEAALPRCIVLGIGAAFLVPVILFFVQSDLITQIQEDPSRLLIYTGFCLIVAIGSRLVLTSTPKRILREAQVARTQVEAMQHELRVMQEELLPLLDTETEQDTDVDDNAGPLNPNEELDIAASKVLKTLGVGRHIYRSMAGLCREAGADETTIQKSLNVLVSRQLAGKLNTRKGVRWYLTEKGRRALDLLV from the coding sequence ATGGCAAACCATATTTTCATTCTTGCGGCGGTCATGACTATTGCCGGCGTTTTCGGTGGGTTGATCAACTACTATCAACTGACCCAGGAGCGCGATGACGAGGCGGCGCTGCCGCGCTGCATTGTGCTGGGTATTGGTGCCGCATTTCTGGTACCGGTCATACTGTTTTTCGTCCAGAGCGATCTGATCACCCAGATTCAGGAAGACCCGTCGCGCTTGCTGATTTACACCGGTTTCTGTCTGATCGTGGCCATCGGTTCCCGTCTGGTACTGACCAGTACCCCAAAGCGTATTCTGCGTGAAGCGCAGGTCGCTCGGACCCAGGTTGAGGCAATGCAGCACGAGCTGCGGGTCATGCAGGAAGAGCTGCTGCCGCTGCTGGACACCGAAACCGAGCAGGACACCGATGTAGACGACAACGCCGGCCCCCTGAATCCGAATGAAGAACTGGATATCGCCGCCAGCAAGGTTCTGAAAACCCTGGGCGTGGGGCGGCACATCTATCGCTCCATGGCGGGCCTGTGTCGAGAGGCCGGGGCGGATGAGACGACCATCCAGAAATCTCTGAACGTCCTGGTCAGCCGGCAACTGGCCGGTAAACTCAACACCCGCAAAGGCGTACGTTGGTACCTGACCGAGAAGGGCCGTCGCGCGCTGGACCTGTTGGTATAA